A region of Myxococcus stipitatus DSM 14675 DNA encodes the following proteins:
- a CDS encoding aspartate:alanine exchanger family transporter: MRSQARHAIILAGAAVVGLAVIAFAQGQPPAAVQPEPHGVFGALLNYLHKQPFILLFLVVAAGFALGEVKVKGVGMGSTAATLLLALVVSFWAFHSYKIQYALPEFTSTVFFNLFIFAIGMKVGPQFLGGIHREGKHLILLALLVPLLSSALVYASRFVTTLAPGLLAGILSGANTATPGFGAAQAALASGAAKLSPEHAKLATDNLTTSYAFLYCISMVAFTVMMSFLPRMFGRDAVADGKAMEKELSGEDSAPLPGTADAFIRGYMPLDLRVFRVENPALEGRTVADLDHAHPRVAVERVYHDGKVYNPPPDLVLHRGDEVAMLGPVSLLLAGGPHIGPEVDDSKLRNVKFDTVEFIVQNKEVVGKTLGELAQHMGQGIYLNAIFRAGDQLPVSRDRTVNKGDVLRITGSARRVAGLKQVLGPAVKPSLSTDIITLGLGLAAGALLGAITIPLFGIQFSLGSAVGLLVVSIGLSILRTHNPAFGGPFPESARQLLEDLGLNVFIAILGLNAGPGVQHAIEQGLLGPTLIIGSIAAFVPPLVGWVVGQYVFKMNTAVLMGAIAGARCNSAGMRAAQEASKSIVPAIGYPVTFAISNLLLTLICYLFALMG; encoded by the coding sequence ATGAGAAGCCAAGCGCGCCATGCCATCATTCTCGCGGGGGCCGCCGTCGTCGGCCTCGCGGTCATCGCCTTCGCCCAGGGGCAGCCCCCCGCCGCCGTGCAGCCGGAGCCGCACGGTGTCTTCGGCGCCCTCCTCAACTACCTGCACAAGCAGCCCTTCATCCTGCTGTTCCTCGTCGTGGCCGCGGGCTTCGCGCTGGGCGAGGTGAAGGTGAAGGGCGTGGGCATGGGCTCCACGGCGGCCACCCTCCTGCTGGCCCTGGTCGTCAGCTTCTGGGCCTTCCACTCCTACAAGATTCAATACGCCCTGCCGGAGTTCACCAGCACGGTGTTCTTCAACCTCTTCATCTTCGCCATCGGCATGAAGGTGGGGCCGCAGTTCCTCGGCGGTATCCACCGCGAGGGCAAGCACCTCATCCTCCTCGCGCTGCTGGTGCCGCTGCTGTCGTCCGCGCTGGTGTACGCGTCGCGCTTCGTCACGACGCTGGCGCCGGGACTCCTCGCGGGCATCCTCTCGGGCGCCAACACGGCCACGCCCGGCTTCGGCGCGGCGCAGGCGGCCCTCGCCAGCGGCGCCGCGAAGCTCTCACCCGAGCACGCGAAGCTGGCGACCGACAACCTCACCACGTCCTACGCGTTCCTCTACTGCATCAGCATGGTGGCCTTCACCGTGATGATGTCGTTCCTGCCCAGGATGTTCGGCCGCGACGCGGTGGCGGACGGCAAGGCGATGGAGAAGGAGCTCTCCGGCGAGGACTCCGCGCCGCTGCCCGGCACCGCCGACGCGTTCATCCGGGGCTACATGCCGTTGGACCTGCGCGTCTTCCGCGTGGAGAACCCGGCGCTGGAGGGCCGCACCGTCGCGGACCTGGACCACGCCCATCCCCGCGTCGCCGTCGAGCGCGTCTACCACGACGGCAAGGTCTACAACCCACCCCCGGACCTGGTGCTGCACCGAGGCGACGAGGTGGCGATGCTGGGCCCCGTGTCGCTGCTGCTCGCGGGAGGGCCGCACATCGGCCCGGAGGTGGATGACTCCAAGCTGCGCAACGTGAAGTTCGACACGGTGGAGTTCATCGTCCAGAACAAGGAGGTCGTCGGCAAGACGCTGGGCGAGCTCGCGCAGCACATGGGCCAGGGCATCTACCTCAACGCCATCTTCCGGGCCGGCGACCAGCTCCCCGTGAGCCGGGACCGGACGGTCAACAAGGGCGACGTGCTGCGCATCACCGGCAGTGCCCGGCGCGTGGCGGGGCTGAAGCAGGTGCTGGGTCCCGCCGTCAAACCGAGCCTCTCCACGGACATCATCACCTTGGGGCTCGGGCTCGCCGCGGGCGCGCTGCTGGGCGCCATCACCATCCCGCTCTTCGGCATCCAGTTCAGCCTGGGCTCCGCCGTCGGTCTGCTCGTCGTCAGCATCGGCCTGAGCATCCTGCGCACCCACAACCCGGCCTTCGGCGGTCCGTTCCCGGAGTCCGCGCGGCAGCTGCTCGAGGACCTGGGGCTCAATGTCTTCATCGCCATCCTCGGGTTGAACGCGGGCCCCGGCGTGCAGCACGCCATCGAGCAGGGCCTGTTGGGGCCCACGCTCATCATCGGCTCCATCGCGGCCTTCGTCCCGCCCCTCGTCGGCTGGGTCGTGGGTCAGTATGTCTTCAAGATGAACACCGCCGTGCTGATGGGCGCCATCGCGGGTGCCCGGTGCAACAGCGCGGGCATGCGCGCGGCGCAGGAGGCGTCGAAGAGCATCGTCCCGGCCATCGGCTATCCCGTGACGTTCGCCATCTCCAACCTGCTGCTCACCCTCATCTGCTACCTGTTCGCCCTGATGGGCTGA
- a CDS encoding amidohydrolase: MTPAHEQLAPRLEAFYRDLHAHPELSMQEGQTAAKVARWLERCGYEVTSGVGRHGVVGVLRNGPGPTVLLRADMDALPVEEKTGRPDASHARAKDAGGGSVPVMHACGHDVHVTCLVGVAELLATARHHWRGTLMMVAQPAEETLQGAKAMLGDHLYERFGKPDVALAQHVGPLQVGFVGHHKGASMMAAANVRVRIFGKGGHGSEPHLAVDPVVIAAYLVTRLQTIVSRELDLAGGGAVISVGSLHAGSRSNVIPDEAVLELTVRTPTDALQKQVLESITRMAKAECEAGRSPKPPEIEVMSRTRVMVNDDSYFTRVRSAHAAWFGEDHLVDTGMLSGSEDFPYFDGRPSGDGAPAEVPLVYWYFGGTSHDAWKRAPGKTFAEKLQSLPSNHSPLFDPSLDSLRFGCESMLLAALACLGEEPRVDASPGGVH; encoded by the coding sequence TTGACGCCAGCGCATGAGCAGCTCGCTCCACGGTTGGAGGCGTTCTATCGGGACCTGCACGCGCACCCGGAGCTGTCCATGCAGGAAGGACAGACGGCGGCGAAGGTGGCGCGCTGGTTGGAGCGGTGTGGCTACGAAGTCACCTCGGGCGTCGGGAGGCACGGTGTCGTCGGGGTGTTGCGCAACGGCCCCGGGCCCACGGTGTTGTTGCGCGCGGACATGGATGCGCTGCCGGTGGAGGAGAAGACGGGGCGGCCGGATGCCAGCCACGCGCGGGCGAAGGACGCGGGAGGGGGCAGCGTGCCGGTGATGCACGCCTGTGGACACGACGTCCACGTCACCTGCCTGGTGGGCGTCGCGGAGCTGCTGGCCACCGCGCGCCACCACTGGCGGGGGACGCTGATGATGGTGGCCCAGCCCGCGGAGGAGACCCTCCAGGGCGCCAAGGCGATGCTGGGGGACCACCTCTACGAGCGCTTCGGCAAGCCCGATGTCGCGCTGGCGCAGCACGTGGGGCCGCTCCAGGTGGGCTTCGTCGGCCACCACAAGGGCGCGTCCATGATGGCCGCGGCGAACGTGCGGGTGCGCATCTTCGGCAAGGGCGGGCATGGCTCGGAGCCTCACCTGGCGGTGGACCCCGTGGTCATCGCGGCCTACCTGGTGACGCGGCTTCAGACCATCGTCTCGCGCGAGCTGGACCTCGCCGGAGGCGGCGCGGTGATATCCGTGGGGAGTCTTCACGCGGGCTCCCGCTCCAATGTCATCCCAGACGAGGCCGTGCTGGAGCTGACGGTGCGCACGCCGACGGATGCGCTCCAGAAGCAGGTGCTGGAGTCCATCACGCGCATGGCGAAGGCCGAGTGCGAGGCGGGACGCTCGCCCAAGCCGCCCGAAATCGAAGTGATGAGCCGCACGCGAGTGATGGTGAACGACGATTCGTACTTCACGCGGGTCCGCTCCGCGCACGCGGCCTGGTTCGGCGAGGACCACCTCGTCGACACGGGCATGCTCAGCGGCAGCGAGGACTTTCCCTACTTCGACGGTCGTCCGTCCGGGGACGGCGCTCCCGCGGAGGTCCCGCTGGTCTACTGGTACTTCGGAGGCACGTCCCACGATGCGTGGAAACGGGCTCCAGGCAAGACCTTCGCGGAGAAGCTCCAGAGCCTGCCGTCGAACCACTCTCCGCTGTTCGACCCCTCGCTCGACAGCCTCCGCTTCGGCTGTGAGTCCATGCTCCTGGCGGCCCTGGCGTGTCTGGGCGAGGAGCCTCGCGTGGACGCTTCACCGGGAGGGGTTCACTGA
- a CDS encoding porin family protein, with translation MPRFFAMPWMMTAMLVATPTLAGPLRQAAESTSTEAFVDDEPPIAGRVTFNLGGGLLVPIGKTGDRFDAGWGFLLGAGYHFTDRFGAFLEYQYSDFDLKDRILQDENVAGDHIMQYGNLNFLFGLLPKGRVGLYLTGGPGLYYRKVEITELAGATLVPVCDPWLLICYTDVVPVSNVIGSRSSTDFGLNGGVGISYRIYANMRVYLEARYHYIFGPKFNAIEGTQRADGQYLPINLGLRF, from the coding sequence ATGCCTCGTTTCTTCGCCATGCCCTGGATGATGACCGCGATGCTCGTCGCCACGCCGACGCTGGCGGGGCCGCTGCGGCAGGCAGCCGAGTCCACCTCCACCGAGGCCTTCGTCGACGACGAGCCGCCCATCGCGGGACGCGTCACCTTCAACCTGGGAGGCGGCTTGCTCGTCCCCATCGGCAAGACGGGCGACCGCTTCGACGCGGGCTGGGGCTTCCTGCTGGGCGCGGGCTACCACTTCACGGACCGGTTCGGCGCCTTCCTCGAGTACCAGTACAGCGACTTCGACCTGAAGGACCGCATCCTCCAGGACGAGAACGTCGCCGGTGACCACATCATGCAGTACGGCAACCTCAACTTCCTCTTCGGCCTGCTGCCGAAGGGACGCGTGGGCCTCTACCTCACGGGCGGGCCGGGCCTGTACTACCGCAAGGTGGAGATCACGGAGCTGGCGGGCGCGACGCTCGTGCCCGTCTGCGACCCGTGGTTGCTCATCTGCTACACCGACGTCGTTCCGGTGAGCAACGTCATCGGCTCGCGCAGCTCCACCGACTTCGGCCTGAACGGTGGCGTGGGCATCTCCTACCGCATCTACGCCAACATGCGCGTCTACCTGGAGGCCCGCTACCACTACATCTTCGGCCCCAAGTTCAACGCCATCGAAGGCACCCAGCGCGCCGATGGCCAGTACCTGCCCATCAACCTGGGGCTGCGCTTCTAG
- a CDS encoding MFS transporter has product MRQTQGPAFHVSSPALSFAAFRRHLLSSFASLATAVPLFRPGSSLPGSAAPLLGAPPADSGALDATRQAPSSRLRSTLGASVVEGMFAEVFTACAGATVLTAWAIALGLGPLLVGVMTALPFCAQFIQFPAAWLTSTFGHRRVALTAVCLSRLVMFPLAVLPWLDLDLPARQHLLLVVAGASAVLGVVGNNAWVAWMGELVPRPVRGRFFGRRTALTTLAGTVASLGAGVLLDRLRPLEGLGLALPLLALGACVMGGVTTLLMASQHDPAPPGSAPRLELKSALVPLKDPLAKRVLTYQIAWNAAVGVSAPFFALHSIQNLKMTFVLVALHAAGVAAVRILTAPLWGRLIDKVGAQPVLMACSLGIGVIPALWLLPAEGRLWPLLFDGVLAGALWGGHALAIFALPLTVAPRQGRPFYLAAFSTAGGLAYAAAAALGGTLAALIPEHFILGGQSWVNLHVLFVLSSVARLGAGLLAARLPEPGAHPTTSFSALLLRLGPRAWSSRVLPEPLSPPTTDHSGRQREAQTR; this is encoded by the coding sequence ATGCGACAGACGCAAGGCCCCGCATTCCATGTCTCAAGCCCCGCGTTGAGCTTCGCCGCCTTCCGCCGCCATCTCCTGAGCAGCTTCGCCTCGCTCGCCACGGCCGTCCCCCTGTTCCGACCGGGCTCGTCCCTGCCGGGCTCCGCCGCGCCCCTGCTCGGAGCGCCCCCCGCGGACTCCGGGGCCCTGGACGCGACGCGGCAAGCCCCCTCCAGCCGGCTGCGCTCGACGCTGGGAGCGTCCGTCGTGGAGGGCATGTTCGCGGAGGTCTTCACCGCCTGCGCGGGCGCGACGGTGCTCACCGCGTGGGCCATCGCGCTGGGCCTGGGGCCGTTGCTGGTGGGCGTCATGACGGCGCTGCCGTTCTGCGCTCAGTTCATCCAGTTCCCCGCCGCGTGGCTGACGTCCACGTTCGGCCACCGCCGCGTGGCGCTGACGGCCGTGTGTCTGTCCCGGCTGGTGATGTTTCCGCTCGCGGTCCTCCCCTGGCTGGACCTGGACCTTCCGGCGCGTCAGCACCTGCTGCTCGTCGTCGCGGGGGCCTCCGCGGTGCTGGGGGTGGTGGGCAACAACGCGTGGGTGGCGTGGATGGGGGAATTGGTGCCGCGCCCGGTGCGAGGGAGGTTCTTCGGCCGGCGCACCGCGCTCACCACGCTGGCCGGCACCGTGGCCTCACTCGGGGCCGGGGTGCTGCTGGACCGGCTGCGTCCCTTGGAGGGGCTGGGCCTGGCGCTGCCGCTGCTCGCGCTGGGGGCCTGTGTCATGGGCGGGGTGACGACGCTGCTCATGGCCAGCCAGCATGACCCCGCGCCGCCGGGGAGCGCGCCCCGCCTGGAGCTCAAGAGCGCGCTGGTGCCGCTGAAGGACCCGCTGGCGAAGCGCGTGTTGACATATCAAATCGCCTGGAACGCGGCGGTGGGCGTGTCCGCGCCGTTCTTCGCGCTGCACAGCATCCAGAACCTCAAGATGACCTTCGTCCTCGTCGCGCTGCATGCCGCTGGCGTGGCGGCGGTGCGCATCCTCACCGCGCCGCTGTGGGGACGGCTCATCGACAAGGTCGGCGCGCAGCCCGTCCTGATGGCGTGCTCGCTGGGCATCGGCGTCATCCCCGCGCTGTGGCTGCTGCCCGCCGAAGGGCGGCTGTGGCCGCTGCTCTTCGACGGAGTGCTCGCGGGCGCGCTGTGGGGAGGCCATGCCCTGGCCATCTTCGCGCTGCCGCTCACCGTCGCGCCGCGACAGGGTCGCCCGTTCTACCTGGCCGCGTTCTCCACCGCGGGAGGCCTGGCGTACGCCGCCGCCGCCGCGCTGGGAGGCACCCTCGCCGCCCTCATCCCCGAGCACTTCATCCTGGGCGGACAGAGCTGGGTGAACCTGCATGTCCTCTTCGTGCTGTCCTCCGTCGCGCGCCTGGGCGCGGGCCTGCTCGCCGCGAGGCTCCCGGAGCCCGGGGCCCACCCCACGACCTCGTTCTCCGCCCTGCTCCTGCGCCTGGGCCCACGCGCGTGGAGTTCGCGGGTGCTGCCCGAGCCGCTGAGCCCGCCGACGACGGACCACTCCGGCCGCCAGCGCGAGGCTCAGACGCGGTAG
- a CDS encoding SulP family inorganic anion transporter, which translates to MKRLVARGWRSVRRFVPGASWVRGYSKAWLRPDLLSALTIAAMLVPQGLAYAQIVGVRPVAGLYAGAVGMVAYAVFGPSRHLMVGPEAGAAIIAASALGGVAAGVEPARYASLAALLAMMVGLISLVAGVFKTGALADFLSKPILIGYTNGAALIIIGSQLARMFGLERKEEDFPGQVLEVGRNLGHTHVPTLLLGLGIILALVLLRHFLPKLPGPLILVVATTVVAQVFELHHGGVKVVGTVAAAPPSLGLPSVGFADVRALLPAALSLALVNYASSVLAGRIYADKHRYHLDSNQELLGQAAANLANAFTQGFPVTGSDSRTAVNDAMGGKSQLVGAVAAVLVAVFALFLTPLLRNLPLVTLGAIVMVAAVYLMDVRSIVALWRVRRVEAVLAVVTTLGVLVLGILQGILIAVALALGDLIRRAAHPHDAVLGQREDVSGWHDVRRHADTRTLPGLLVYRFDAPMFFANARHLREQVRALVAEATPTPREVVLDASAVFDLDVTAAEGLEKLRRELSERGIVLVIADANAPLRGMLRRTGLTERLGEENVYLTVEAAVARFERRGPRAPPPPEPPAALH; encoded by the coding sequence ATGAAGCGCCTGGTGGCGAGGGGATGGCGGAGCGTGCGGCGGTTCGTCCCCGGAGCGAGCTGGGTCCGGGGCTATTCGAAGGCGTGGCTGCGGCCCGACCTGCTCTCCGCGCTGACCATCGCCGCGATGCTCGTGCCGCAGGGCCTGGCCTACGCGCAGATCGTGGGCGTGCGGCCCGTGGCGGGGCTCTACGCGGGCGCGGTGGGGATGGTGGCCTACGCGGTGTTCGGCCCGTCACGCCACCTGATGGTGGGCCCCGAGGCGGGCGCCGCCATCATCGCCGCGAGCGCGCTGGGAGGCGTGGCCGCGGGTGTGGAGCCCGCGCGGTATGCCTCGCTCGCGGCGCTGCTCGCGATGATGGTGGGGCTCATCAGCCTGGTGGCGGGCGTGTTCAAGACCGGAGCGCTGGCGGACTTCCTCTCCAAGCCCATCCTCATCGGCTACACCAACGGCGCGGCGCTCATCATCATCGGCAGCCAGCTGGCGCGGATGTTCGGCCTGGAGCGCAAGGAGGAGGACTTCCCGGGGCAGGTCCTGGAGGTGGGCCGCAACCTGGGCCACACCCATGTGCCCACGCTGCTGCTGGGGCTGGGCATCATCCTGGCGCTGGTGCTCTTGCGGCACTTCCTGCCGAAGCTGCCCGGCCCGCTCATCCTCGTGGTGGCGACCACCGTGGTGGCGCAGGTGTTCGAGCTCCACCACGGCGGCGTCAAGGTGGTGGGCACCGTCGCCGCCGCGCCGCCGTCGCTGGGGCTGCCCTCGGTGGGCTTCGCCGACGTGCGCGCGCTGCTGCCCGCGGCACTGAGTCTGGCGTTGGTCAACTACGCCAGCTCCGTGCTCGCGGGCCGCATCTACGCGGACAAGCACCGCTACCATCTGGACAGCAACCAGGAGCTGCTGGGGCAGGCCGCGGCCAACCTGGCCAACGCCTTCACGCAGGGCTTCCCGGTGACGGGCAGCGACTCGCGCACGGCCGTCAATGACGCCATGGGGGGCAAGTCCCAGCTCGTGGGCGCCGTCGCCGCGGTGCTGGTCGCCGTGTTCGCGCTCTTCCTCACGCCGCTGCTGCGCAACCTGCCGCTGGTGACCCTGGGCGCCATCGTCATGGTCGCGGCGGTGTATCTGATGGACGTGCGCTCCATCGTCGCGCTGTGGCGGGTGCGGCGCGTGGAGGCGGTGCTGGCGGTGGTGACGACGCTGGGCGTGCTGGTGTTGGGCATCCTCCAAGGCATCCTCATCGCCGTGGCGCTGGCGCTGGGGGATCTCATCCGCCGCGCCGCCCATCCGCATGACGCCGTCCTGGGACAGCGCGAGGACGTGTCCGGCTGGCATGACGTGCGCCGGCACGCGGACACGCGCACCCTCCCGGGCCTGCTCGTGTACCGCTTCGATGCGCCCATGTTCTTCGCCAACGCGCGCCACCTCCGGGAGCAGGTCCGCGCGCTGGTGGCCGAGGCGACGCCGACACCTCGCGAGGTGGTGCTGGACGCGAGCGCCGTGTTCGACCTGGACGTCACCGCGGCGGAGGGCCTGGAGAAGCTGCGGCGCGAGCTGTCGGAGCGCGGAATCGTCCTGGTCATCGCGGACGCGAATGCGCCACTGCGCGGCATGCTGCGCAGGACGGGGCTGACGGAGCGGCTGGGCGAGGAGAACGTCTACCTCACGGTGGAGGCGGCGGTGGCCCGATTCGAGCGCCGCGGCCCGCGCGCGCCACCACCTCCCGAGCCTCCCGCCGCCCTGCATTGA
- the sugE gene encoding quaternary ammonium compound efflux SMR transporter SugE, with product MAWILLIVAGLLEVGWAIGLKYTEGFTRLVPSVLTGLAIVTSMVLLGTAAKTLPIGTAYAVWVGIGALGAAVLGVVLFNEAISPLRMLFLGMLLVSIIGLKATSGAGH from the coding sequence ATGGCGTGGATTCTTCTCATTGTGGCGGGTCTGCTCGAGGTGGGTTGGGCCATCGGGCTCAAGTACACCGAGGGCTTCACCCGTCTGGTGCCCAGCGTCCTCACGGGCCTGGCCATCGTCACCAGCATGGTGTTGCTGGGCACCGCGGCGAAGACGCTGCCCATCGGCACGGCCTATGCCGTGTGGGTCGGAATCGGCGCGCTGGGCGCGGCGGTGCTGGGCGTGGTGCTCTTCAACGAGGCCATCTCGCCCTTGCGCATGCTCTTCCTGGGGATGCTGCTGGTGTCCATCATCGGCCTGAAGGCGACCAGCGGCGCGGGCCACTGA
- a CDS encoding polyprenyl synthetase family protein yields MELARELTDFLAAVEQRLSGMLVDGNAGPGVKGDTLMEAARHLCVGTGGKRARPMLVRLFGGAVGVAPERLVDVAVAAEFIHSASLLHDDVVDAGMFRRGRPTVNARWGNIVAVMSGDLILSTGLYHLAQLDSRLTLSALSVVSEMTRAAIAEVEARGDLDLPLNRLRFIAEGKTGSLFGWCGHAAATLANRPEAVERFDGFGRHLGVAFQIADDIRDILGTDVGKPRYADVHSRTPSMPILLAVAKDESLRRKLKDAWAFSTITPDRTKEIGAAIEATGAVEASMARMNAEIEAALDKLGHFAQEPAGEELVSWARKLSAGIAEQVQGRAA; encoded by the coding sequence ATGGAACTGGCTCGGGAGCTCACGGACTTTCTGGCGGCGGTGGAGCAGCGGCTCAGCGGCATGCTGGTGGATGGAAACGCCGGTCCGGGCGTGAAGGGCGACACGCTGATGGAGGCGGCCCGTCACCTGTGCGTGGGGACGGGTGGCAAGCGCGCGCGTCCCATGCTGGTCCGGCTGTTCGGCGGCGCGGTGGGTGTGGCGCCGGAGCGCCTGGTGGACGTGGCGGTGGCCGCGGAGTTCATCCACTCGGCCAGCCTCCTGCACGACGACGTGGTGGACGCGGGCATGTTCCGCCGGGGCCGGCCGACGGTGAACGCGCGCTGGGGCAACATCGTCGCGGTGATGAGCGGCGACCTCATCCTCTCCACGGGCCTGTACCACCTGGCGCAGCTGGACTCGCGGCTGACGCTGTCCGCGCTGTCGGTCGTCTCGGAGATGACCCGCGCGGCCATCGCGGAGGTGGAGGCGCGCGGAGACCTGGACCTGCCGCTCAACCGGCTGCGCTTCATCGCCGAGGGCAAGACGGGCTCGCTCTTCGGCTGGTGCGGGCACGCCGCGGCGACGCTGGCGAACCGGCCGGAGGCGGTGGAGCGCTTCGACGGGTTCGGCCGTCACCTGGGCGTGGCCTTCCAGATCGCCGACGACATCCGGGACATCCTGGGCACGGACGTGGGCAAGCCGCGCTACGCGGACGTGCACTCGCGCACGCCGTCGATGCCCATCCTGCTGGCGGTGGCGAAGGATGAGAGCCTGCGCCGCAAGCTGAAGGATGCGTGGGCGTTCTCCACCATCACCCCGGACCGCACGAAGGAGATTGGCGCGGCCATCGAGGCGACGGGCGCGGTGGAGGCGTCCATGGCGCGGATGAACGCGGAGATTGAAGCGGCGCTCGACAAGCTGGGCCACTTCGCCCAGGAGCCCGCGGGCGAGGAATTGGTGAGCTGGGCGCGCAAGCTCTCCGCGGGAATCGCCGAGCAGGTCCAAGGGCGAGCCGCATGA
- a CDS encoding methyl-accepting chemotaxis protein yields the protein MRYSLHLKISVAPALVALSFALLSVLYTIPRMRDAFEEQGRAMSAAVPTALASAMADLLRNREQQLIQSTLDSVIQDGSLAYVGFADEQGRLVAVAGAHAQTLRAHAGELTLTKEGTPVMAEGVELLNMAAAVPGGLGTVHVGFNRTEARGRIEGVVLSHRVVLLLMLVLMLALAWAVSRRIVAPLAALTRVVRRIAEHGDLREPVHVTTQDEVGDLAQAMGLLVGKLKELLHQLHSSTELLTDSVTGLNDSATEQNQMVSRQAAALQETQVTAQEIRQTALMASNSAQSVIEVAERAEALGKTGEDAVSASIDGMVDLRSQVEQITLRIMSLSERTQQIGGITETVKDLADQSHLLAVNAAIEAARSGEHGKGFAVVAREIRALADQSIRATTQVRKILSDIAEAISSTVQITAEGTQRMEAGLTQARASGDTLRQLSTIVQDSTASARQIARTVSQQATGIEQIFTAVNELNALMGDTVKRISTTNDSAVSLKMLSERVAEVVRAYRV from the coding sequence ATGCGATACTCCCTCCACCTGAAGATCTCCGTGGCGCCCGCGCTCGTGGCGCTGTCCTTTGCCCTGCTGTCGGTGCTGTACACAATCCCGCGCATGCGCGACGCCTTCGAGGAGCAGGGGCGAGCGATGAGCGCGGCGGTTCCGACGGCGCTCGCCTCCGCGATGGCGGACCTGCTGCGCAATCGCGAGCAGCAGCTCATCCAGTCGACGCTGGACAGCGTGATCCAGGATGGCTCGTTGGCCTATGTGGGGTTCGCGGATGAGCAGGGGCGGCTCGTCGCCGTCGCGGGGGCCCATGCGCAGACGCTGCGTGCTCACGCGGGCGAGCTGACCCTCACGAAGGAGGGCACCCCGGTGATGGCGGAGGGCGTGGAGCTCCTGAACATGGCGGCGGCGGTGCCCGGTGGATTGGGGACGGTGCACGTCGGGTTCAACCGCACGGAGGCGCGCGGTCGCATCGAGGGCGTGGTGCTGAGCCACCGCGTGGTCCTGCTGTTGATGCTGGTGCTGATGTTGGCGCTGGCGTGGGCGGTGAGCCGGCGCATCGTCGCGCCGCTGGCCGCGCTCACCCGGGTGGTCCGGCGCATCGCGGAGCACGGCGACTTGCGCGAGCCCGTGCATGTCACGACGCAGGACGAGGTGGGGGACCTGGCGCAGGCGATGGGGCTCCTGGTGGGCAAGCTGAAGGAGCTGCTGCACCAGCTGCATTCCTCCACGGAGCTGCTGACGGACTCCGTGACGGGGCTGAACGACTCCGCGACGGAGCAGAACCAGATGGTGTCGCGGCAGGCCGCGGCGCTCCAGGAGACGCAGGTGACGGCGCAGGAGATTCGCCAGACGGCGCTCATGGCGTCGAACTCCGCGCAGTCCGTCATCGAGGTCGCCGAGCGCGCGGAGGCGCTGGGCAAGACGGGCGAGGACGCCGTCTCCGCGAGCATCGACGGGATGGTGGACCTGCGCTCCCAGGTGGAGCAGATCACCCTGCGCATCATGTCGCTGAGCGAGCGCACGCAGCAGATTGGCGGCATCACCGAGACGGTGAAGGACCTGGCGGACCAGTCGCACCTCTTGGCGGTGAACGCGGCCATCGAGGCGGCGCGCTCGGGGGAGCACGGCAAGGGCTTCGCGGTGGTGGCGCGGGAGATTCGCGCCCTGGCGGACCAGTCCATCCGCGCCACCACCCAGGTGCGGAAGATCCTCTCCGACATCGCGGAGGCCATCTCCAGCACGGTGCAGATCACCGCCGAGGGGACCCAGCGGATGGAGGCGGGGCTGACCCAGGCGCGCGCGTCCGGAGACACGCTGCGCCAGCTCTCCACCATCGTCCAGGACAGCACCGCCTCCGCGCGGCAGATTGCGCGGACGGTGAGTCAGCAGGCCACGGGCATCGAGCAGATCTTCACCGCCGTCAACGAGCTGAACGCGCTGATGGGGGACACGGTGAAGCGCATCTCCACGACGAACGACTCGGCGGTGTCGCTGAAGATGCTCTCCGAGCGCGTGGCCGAGGTAGTGCGCGCCTACCGCGTCTGA